The Sinomicrobium kalidii genome contains a region encoding:
- a CDS encoding TIGR00730 family Rossman fold protein, with the protein MNNKHHKGWNQIKANDSWAIFKIMGEFVNGYEKMSQIGPCVSIFGSARTKPGEKYYDLAQKIAYKIVNHGYGVITGGGPGIMEAGNKGAHLGGGTSVGLNIDLPFEQHDNPYIDSDKNLNFDYFFVRKVMFVKYAQGFVVMPGGFGTLDELFEAITLIQTKKIGKFPIILVGSEFWGGLFEWVRTTLLESHGNISPQDMDLVKIVDTEDEVLDILDSFYKESNLSPNF; encoded by the coding sequence ATGAACAATAAACATCACAAAGGCTGGAACCAGATCAAGGCCAACGATTCCTGGGCCATATTCAAGATCATGGGCGAATTTGTAAACGGATATGAAAAAATGAGCCAGATAGGCCCGTGCGTGTCCATTTTCGGGTCGGCAAGAACAAAACCGGGGGAAAAGTATTACGACCTGGCTCAAAAAATCGCCTATAAAATCGTAAACCACGGATATGGGGTCATTACCGGCGGAGGCCCCGGTATTATGGAAGCGGGGAACAAAGGGGCACACCTCGGAGGAGGCACCTCCGTAGGGCTCAACATCGACCTCCCCTTCGAACAACACGACAACCCGTATATCGATAGCGACAAAAACCTGAATTTCGATTACTTCTTTGTTCGCAAAGTGATGTTTGTCAAGTATGCCCAGGGGTTTGTGGTCATGCCCGGGGGCTTTGGCACTTTGGACGAACTTTTTGAAGCCATTACCCTTATACAAACTAAAAAAATCGGTAAATTTCCCATTATTCTGGTGGGGTCCGAATTTTGGGGAGGCCTTTTTGAGTGGGTCCGGACTACCCTCCTGGAATCACATGGAAATATCAGCCCCCAGGATATGGATCTTGTAAAAATCGTAGATACCGAAGATGAAGTACTTGATATATTAGATTCCTTTTACAAAGAGTCCAACCTCAGTCCTAACTTTTAA
- the uvrA gene encoding excinuclease ABC subunit UvrA — protein sequence MTNYEENIEVLGARVHNLKNIDVTIPREKLVVITGLSGSGKSSLAFDTIYAEGQRRYIETFSAYARQFLGGLERPDVDKIDGLSPVIAIEQKTTSRSPRSTVGTITEIYDFLRLLYARAADAYSYNTDEKMVSYSDEQIKDLILEDFAGKKVHILSPVIKSRKGHYRELFEQIAKQGFVKVRVDGEIRDLEKGMKIDRYKTHDIEIVIDRLRVNEDEELQKRLMESINTAMYHGDDVLMVMEHGSEQARYFSRTLMCPSTGISYPNPEPNTFSFNSPKGMCPHCSGLGSVREINIQKIIPNRNATIKSGGIAPLGEYKKSWIFKQVEIIAQRFDFKLTDPIKDIPEEALNMVLYGGNEKFSVASKTLGITRDYRIDFEGIINFIQNQYKENPSASVRRWAKEYMDKVSCSECEGSRLRKESLYFRIDDKNIAELASMDISDLAKWFEKLPEHLSEKQFKIAEEVLKEINSRLKFLLDVGLNYLALNRGSKSLSGGEAQRIRLATQIGSQLVGVLYILDEPSIGLHQRDNERLINSLQSLRDIGNSVIVVEHDKDMIERADHVIDIGPKAGRHGGEIISQGHPEELKKHHTLTADYLNGTRSIAVPEKRRKGNGKSIHLKGCSGNNLKDVDVTLPLGKMIGVTGVSGSGKSTLINETLYPILNAHFFNAVKKPLPYKSIKGLEHIDKVIDINQSPIGRTPRSNPATYTGVFSEIRNLFSKTPEAMIRGYKPGRFSFNVAGGRCETCKGAGVKVIEMNFLPDVYVECETCQGKRFNRETLEIRYKGKSISDVLNMTINESVEFFENIPKIYRKLKTIQDVGLGYITLGQQSTTLSGGEAQRIKLATELSKRDTGNTFYILDEPTTGLHFEDIRVLMDVLNQLVDKGNTVLIIEHNIDVIKMADYLIDIGYEGGKAGGQIVTTGSPEEVAEHPESYTAKFLKKELY from the coding sequence ATGACGAATTACGAAGAAAATATTGAAGTCCTCGGGGCGAGGGTTCACAACCTCAAAAACATAGATGTTACCATTCCGCGGGAAAAACTCGTGGTGATCACCGGGCTGTCCGGGAGCGGGAAATCCTCGCTCGCCTTTGACACGATCTATGCCGAAGGACAACGCAGGTATATAGAGACTTTTTCTGCCTATGCACGACAGTTCCTGGGCGGACTGGAACGCCCGGACGTGGATAAAATAGACGGACTCTCCCCGGTCATTGCCATAGAACAGAAAACCACTTCGCGCTCCCCCCGTTCCACGGTAGGGACCATTACGGAAATATACGACTTCCTGCGACTGCTTTATGCCCGGGCAGCAGACGCCTACAGCTATAACACCGACGAAAAAATGGTAAGCTACAGCGATGAGCAGATCAAAGACCTCATCCTCGAAGATTTTGCAGGAAAAAAAGTGCACATCCTCTCCCCCGTGATCAAATCCAGAAAAGGGCACTACCGTGAGCTCTTTGAACAAATTGCCAAACAGGGTTTTGTAAAAGTACGGGTAGACGGGGAAATAAGGGACCTCGAAAAGGGGATGAAAATAGACCGTTACAAAACACACGATATTGAAATCGTCATAGACCGGCTCCGGGTAAATGAAGATGAAGAATTACAGAAAAGGCTCATGGAGAGCATCAATACGGCCATGTATCACGGAGATGATGTACTGATGGTCATGGAGCACGGCAGTGAACAGGCCCGGTATTTCAGCCGTACCCTCATGTGCCCTTCTACAGGGATCTCCTACCCCAACCCGGAGCCCAACACTTTCTCTTTCAATTCCCCCAAGGGTATGTGCCCGCATTGCAGCGGCCTGGGCTCGGTACGGGAGATCAATATCCAAAAGATCATCCCCAATCGCAATGCTACCATAAAATCGGGCGGGATCGCTCCGCTGGGCGAATATAAAAAGTCGTGGATATTCAAACAGGTAGAGATCATTGCACAACGTTTTGACTTTAAGCTCACCGATCCCATAAAAGACATTCCGGAGGAGGCCCTTAACATGGTTCTTTACGGCGGTAATGAAAAATTTTCCGTAGCCTCCAAAACACTGGGCATTACACGCGACTACAGAATTGATTTCGAAGGTATTATCAACTTCATCCAGAACCAGTATAAGGAAAACCCCTCGGCTTCCGTAAGGCGCTGGGCCAAGGAATACATGGACAAGGTGAGCTGCTCCGAATGTGAAGGCTCACGGCTGCGGAAGGAGTCCCTCTATTTCAGGATTGATGACAAGAACATTGCCGAACTCGCTTCGATGGATATTTCAGACCTGGCAAAGTGGTTTGAGAAGTTGCCGGAACACCTCTCCGAAAAGCAGTTTAAAATAGCTGAAGAGGTCCTGAAGGAGATCAATTCCCGCCTGAAATTCCTCCTGGACGTGGGTTTGAATTACCTCGCCCTGAACCGGGGTTCCAAATCCCTTTCCGGCGGGGAGGCACAGCGTATCCGCCTGGCCACGCAGATCGGCTCTCAACTTGTCGGGGTACTCTACATCCTCGATGAACCCAGCATAGGCCTGCACCAGCGCGACAACGAACGGCTTATCAATTCATTGCAGTCTCTCCGGGATATCGGGAATTCCGTGATCGTGGTGGAACACGACAAGGACATGATCGAACGGGCAGACCACGTTATCGACATTGGCCCGAAAGCGGGCCGGCACGGCGGGGAGATCATTTCGCAGGGGCATCCGGAAGAATTAAAAAAACACCACACCCTTACTGCAGATTACCTGAACGGCACCAGAAGCATAGCAGTCCCCGAAAAACGCAGGAAAGGCAACGGGAAGTCAATTCACTTAAAAGGCTGTAGCGGGAACAACCTCAAAGATGTGGATGTTACCCTTCCGCTCGGCAAAATGATCGGGGTTACCGGGGTATCCGGAAGCGGAAAATCGACCCTCATCAATGAAACGCTTTACCCTATCCTGAACGCACATTTTTTCAATGCCGTAAAAAAACCGCTGCCGTATAAAAGCATTAAGGGACTGGAGCACATTGACAAGGTTATAGACATCAACCAGTCGCCCATAGGAAGGACGCCGCGGTCCAATCCCGCTACATATACCGGGGTGTTCAGCGAAATACGCAATCTCTTTTCCAAGACCCCGGAGGCCATGATACGCGGGTACAAACCCGGCCGCTTCAGTTTTAATGTTGCGGGAGGAAGGTGCGAAACCTGCAAGGGAGCGGGGGTAAAAGTCATAGAAATGAATTTTCTGCCCGATGTCTACGTAGAGTGCGAGACCTGCCAGGGAAAACGGTTTAACCGCGAAACACTGGAAATACGGTACAAGGGGAAATCCATTTCGGATGTCCTCAACATGACCATCAACGAATCGGTGGAGTTCTTTGAGAACATTCCCAAGATCTACAGGAAACTCAAGACCATTCAGGATGTCGGCCTGGGATACATCACCCTGGGACAACAGTCCACAACACTTTCCGGCGGGGAGGCACAACGCATTAAACTGGCTACCGAACTCTCCAAAAGGGATACCGGAAACACCTTTTACATCCTGGACGAACCCACAACAGGACTTCATTTTGAAGATATCCGGGTCCTGATGGACGTACTCAACCAACTGGTAGACAAGGGCAACACTGTTCTCATCATAGAACACAATATTGATGTGATAAAAATGGCAGACTACCTGATCGATATCGGCTACGAAGGCGGAAAAGCAGGCGGACAGATCGTTACGACCGGGAGCCCCGAAGAAGTGGCGGAACACCCTGAAAGTTATACGGCCAAGTTCCTGAAAAAAGAATTGTATTAG
- a CDS encoding carboxypeptidase-like regulatory domain-containing protein encodes MLCTLIASLHFANAQKTSPVRLPTRAAPPPLAGVNVVEKGTTNGATTDFNGKYEIEVSGNYE; translated from the coding sequence TTGCTATGCACCCTGATCGCCAGTTTACATTTTGCTAATGCCCAAAAAACATCTCCGGTACGGTTACCGACGAGAGCGGCACCCCCCCCCCTGGCAGGAGTAAATGTAGTAGAAAAAGGAACTACCAATGGCGCCACTACGGATTTTAACGGTAAATACGAGATCGAGGTTTCCGGAAATTACGAATAA
- the ychF gene encoding redox-regulated ATPase YchF: MKAGIVGLPNVGKSTLFNCLSNAKAQSANFPFCTIEPNLGVVNVPDYRLEKLEGLVKPERVMPATVEIVDIAGLVKGASKGEGLGNQFLGNIRECHAIIHVLRCFDNGNIVHVDGSVDPVRDKETIDMELQLKDLETVEKRLEKVNRAAKTGDKEAQKEQAVLQKFKTALESGISARAVDVNEEEKEIIKGFQLLTAKPILYVCNVDEASAKEGNAYVDKVKEAVKDEDAEIIVLAVGTEADIAELEDYEEQQMFLQDIGLEEPGVARLIRTAYKLLDLQTYFTAGVKEVRAWTVNVGATAPQAAGVIHTDFEKGFIRAEVISYEDYVTYGSEAKVKEAGKMRVEGKEYIVQDGDVMHFRFNV, translated from the coding sequence ATGAAAGCTGGAATAGTAGGATTACCCAATGTGGGAAAGTCAACCTTGTTTAACTGTTTGTCTAATGCCAAGGCACAAAGCGCCAATTTTCCGTTCTGTACCATTGAACCCAACCTGGGGGTGGTAAATGTGCCTGACTACAGGCTGGAAAAACTGGAGGGATTGGTTAAACCGGAAAGGGTAATGCCTGCAACGGTGGAGATCGTAGATATTGCCGGGCTGGTAAAAGGGGCCAGCAAAGGGGAAGGCTTAGGGAACCAGTTCCTCGGAAATATCAGGGAATGCCATGCCATTATCCACGTATTGCGTTGTTTTGACAACGGTAATATTGTACATGTGGACGGTAGTGTAGACCCTGTACGGGACAAGGAAACGATAGATATGGAATTGCAGCTTAAAGACCTGGAAACCGTAGAAAAACGACTGGAAAAAGTGAACAGGGCGGCTAAAACCGGCGATAAAGAGGCACAGAAGGAACAGGCGGTGCTGCAAAAATTTAAAACGGCGCTGGAAAGCGGGATTTCTGCGAGGGCAGTAGACGTTAACGAAGAAGAAAAGGAGATCATTAAGGGATTCCAGTTGCTTACCGCAAAGCCTATCCTGTACGTTTGTAATGTAGATGAAGCTTCGGCCAAAGAGGGTAACGCTTATGTGGATAAGGTGAAAGAAGCGGTAAAAGACGAAGATGCCGAGATTATCGTCCTTGCTGTCGGCACGGAAGCAGATATTGCCGAACTGGAAGACTATGAAGAACAGCAAATGTTCCTCCAGGACATAGGACTGGAAGAACCCGGTGTTGCCAGGCTTATAAGGACGGCCTATAAGCTCCTTGACCTGCAGACCTATTTCACGGCCGGGGTCAAGGAAGTAAGGGCATGGACCGTTAATGTGGGCGCTACGGCACCCCAGGCAGCCGGAGTGATCCATACCGATTTTGAAAAAGGGTTTATCCGTGCGGAAGTCATAAGTTATGAAGATTATGTAACCTATGGCAGCGAGGCAAAAGTAAAGGAAGCCGGGAAAATGCGGGTGGAAGGTAAGGAGTACATCGTGCAGGACGGCGATGTGATGCATTTCCGGTTTAACGTATAG